The Calditerrivibrio nitroreducens DSM 19672 genome window below encodes:
- a CDS encoding HypC/HybG/HupF family hydrogenase formation chaperone, whose amino-acid sequence MCLGFPGKIIEMDEAMAIVDIAGTKREVSLAMLPDDVNVGDYVMVHVGFAIAKMDEKEAEETLKVLLEYANELDEQVS is encoded by the coding sequence ATGTGCCTTGGTTTTCCAGGTAAAATTATTGAAATGGATGAAGCTATGGCTATTGTTGATATCGCTGGAACTAAAAGAGAAGTTAGTCTTGCTATGTTACCAGATGATGTTAACGTGGGGGATTATGTAATGGTGCATGTCGGTTTTGCGATAGCCAAAATGGATGAGAAAGAAGCTGAAGAGACATTAAAAGTTCTACTGGAGTATGCGAATGAACTTGATGAACAGGTTTCGTGA
- the hypD gene encoding hydrogenase formation protein HypD, which yields MNRFRDKQTVTLLLKKIEESAKPDKNYSIMEICGTHTVAISRWGLRGILPKNIRLISGPGCPVCVTSQGEIDLIFDLLDKEDVTVAVYGDLMRVPGTNGENLLYLRGKGKKILIINSVVELMKIADEKPEEDFVFVSIGFETTTPQTAFLIKESAKKGIKNISVLLFNKTMPEILNLLLEDENLAINGFIAPGHVSTVTGDELYYGIIRKNRAAVITGFEPVEILEGVMEIIKQVNTNIFYVGNCYKRVVSGRKNIKAYELINEVFESSDAVWRGIGLIKNSGLKIRAEYEDFDAMLKYNLKPYSHNERVGCKCGEVLKGYIKPMDCTLFGTYCTYENPYGPCMVSSEGTCAAYYLYGGVDG from the coding sequence ATGAACAGGTTTCGTGATAAACAGACTGTAACGTTGCTTCTTAAAAAAATAGAAGAAAGTGCTAAACCAGATAAAAATTATTCTATAATGGAGATTTGTGGTACACATACTGTTGCCATCTCCAGATGGGGGTTAAGGGGGATTTTACCTAAAAATATAAGATTAATTTCCGGACCAGGTTGTCCTGTATGTGTGACTTCACAGGGGGAGATAGATCTTATTTTTGATCTTTTGGATAAAGAAGATGTAACAGTAGCAGTTTATGGGGATTTGATGCGAGTTCCTGGTACTAATGGGGAGAATCTTCTATATTTGAGAGGTAAAGGTAAAAAGATTTTAATAATAAATTCGGTTGTGGAGTTAATGAAAATTGCTGATGAAAAACCTGAAGAAGATTTTGTTTTTGTAAGTATTGGATTCGAAACCACCACCCCTCAAACCGCATTTCTCATAAAAGAATCGGCAAAAAAAGGTATAAAAAATATAAGTGTACTTTTATTTAATAAAACAATGCCTGAGATTTTAAATTTATTGTTAGAAGATGAAAATCTTGCTATCAATGGATTTATTGCCCCAGGGCATGTAAGTACTGTTACCGGTGATGAGCTGTACTATGGCATAATTCGTAAGAATAGGGCTGCGGTGATTACTGGATTTGAGCCTGTGGAGATACTTGAAGGGGTTATGGAAATAATAAAACAGGTTAATACAAACATTTTTTACGTGGGGAATTGTTATAAAAGGGTTGTTTCAGGTAGAAAAAATATTAAAGCTTATGAATTAATAAATGAGGTATTTGAATCATCGGATGCTGTATGGAGGGGTATAGGATTGATAAAAAATTCTGGTTTAAAAATTAGAGCAGAGTATGAAGATTTTGATGCAATGTTAAAATATAACCTTAAACCATACAGTCACAATGAAAGAGTTGGGTGTAAATGTGGGGAGGTTTTGAAGGGTTATATAAAACCGATGGATTGTACATTATTTGGTACCTATTGTACCTATGAAAATCCATATGGTCCCTGTATGGTTTCCAGTGAAGGTACATGCGCTGCCTATTATCTATATGGAGGTGTTGATGGATGA